From the Nitrospirota bacterium genome, the window TCGGCCGTGAAGCGTGGCAGGGAGGACTCTCGGTTCCGATCCCGACCTGGTATCGCCGCCAGGGGGAGATCGCCTCGGCGTTGGGCACCAAGCGACGTGAGGAGGCTGAACTGCTGCGGGCCCGCAACGAGCTTGTGCGAGCGGTGCATCAACATTATCAAGACGCCAGGACTACGGCTGAATTGATCGAGGTGTTCGACAAAGGTTTGTTGAAACAAGCTCAGGAGGCTCTGCGGCTCGCGCAGTTCAGTTTTCAGCAGGGGGCGTCCAGCCTGTTGGAGGTCTTCGACGCGCAACGTGTGCAGCGACAGATTCAGATGGACTACGTGCAGGCTCGGTATGACTTGTCAGTGTCGCTGGCTCGGCTCGAACGAGCGGTCGGAGGGACGCTATGAGCGATACCGTCTGTGCCGCACTGAGTCAGGCGTGGAGAGAGAGTTCGGCACGAGGTTTCACGGGCTCGGCTCTCGGTCTGCTCCTCGGCGCGGCAGCGGCAGTATTCGGTTGTGATGGTGCGCCGCCCACGTCTGCGGTTGCGCCGCAGCAGGCTGCCCCTGTCGAAGGACTCGTCCGTCTGTCGGCGAAAGAATCCTTGCGTGTCGGGGTGGCAGTTGCCCCGGTGGTTCGGAGCGAGTTCAGGACCCACCGGGAGTTTCCTGCTCTCGTCCAGCCGAATCAGCGCGCGATGGCTGATATTACCACCCTGGTCCGGGGCCGCGTCGTCGATGTCTACGCGGATCTTGGCCAACAGGTTGAAGCGAACGCCCTGCTGGCGATTCTCTATAGCAGCGACTTAGGCCTTGCCCAATCTGCGTATCTCAAGGCGCGGGCTCGGCTCCACCTCGCAGAGCAGGCGTATGCGCGGGCGAAATTTCTCCTGAAAGAACAGGTGATCGGTGAAGCCGAAGCGCAACGTCGACAGGCGGAATTGCTCAGCATGCAAGCGGAAGAGCATGAGTCGCGAGACCGCTTGAAACTGCTGGGGATGGACGACGATCAATTTCTCCGTCTTGGCCGCAGCCGGAACATTCAATCCCATGTGCCGATCGTCGCACCCTTCGCCGGCCGCATCATCGGGCGCAACATGACGAGAGGTGAAGTCGTCGAGACGACCGAGAAGCTCTTTGTCATCGCCGACCTGTCGGAGGTCTGGGTGCTGGCCAACATTCCGGAACGGGATATTGCGTTCGTTCACGCCAGCCATGCTTCCGGAGGCCGACAGGTGGAGGTTCGGATCAATGCGTATCCGAAAGAGGTGATGACGGGCACCATTACTTATGTGGGCGATGTGCTGGACCCTGCCACTCGCACGATGCAAGTCCGGCTTGAGTTGCCGAACCCTGACGGGCGGCTCAAACCGGAAATGTTCGCGACAATCCGCCTCTCGTCCGAGCCCCAGCCTGACCAGCTCGTGGTGCCGGATGCCGCATTGCAGCAGGATCAGGGTCGGACATTTGTTTTTGTGCAACGGGATGCGGATACCTATGAAGCCCGTGATGTCCAGATCGGTGAATCCAACGGGATTGCCACGACCATACTCGGCGGCCTGAGCGAAGGAGATCCGATCGTGACGCACGGCGCCTTCCTCTTGAAATCTGAATTATTGAAGAAGCAAGTCTGATGGTCGCGCGACTCCTCGAACTGTCCCTCCGCCAGCGCATGCTTATCGTGATCTTTTCGATCATGATCGCGGCAGGAGGGCTCTACGCCTTTCGAACCATTCCCATCGATGCCTTTCCCGACGTCACCAGCGTACTGGTGCAGGTGGTCACCAAGGCGCCCGGACTGTCGCCGGCAGAAGTCGAACGGCTGGTGACCTATCCGATCGAACTACAGCTGACCGGTGTGCCCTCTTTGACGGAGCTGCGATCGCTGACCAAGGTCGGCCTGTCTCTCGTGACGATCGTCTTCGACGATTCAATGGATATCAACCTCGCGCGCCAACTGGTGCTCGAACGGCTGATTGAAGTGAAGGAACTGCTCCCCCCTGGGGCGGAGCCGATGTTGGTGCCGAACAGCACGGGACTCGGGGAGGTCTTCCAATATTATCTGGAGGCACCTTCACGTCCCGCGCAGGACCCTGCCGCGAATGAACGGGCATTGATCGATCAGCGCACGATTCAGGATTGGGTCATTCGACCGCTGTTGAAGAGCACGCCGGAGGTCATCGACGTCAATTCGATGGGCGGCTATAGCAAGCAGTACCAGGTCCTGATCGAGCCGGCAATGTTGCGCAAATACAACCTCACCCTCCACGACGTGTTTGAAGCCATCGCCAACAACAATGCCAATGCCGGCGGCGATATCCTGGAAAAACATGCTGAGAAATACATCGTGCGGGGGGTCGGACTCATCCGCACCATTCAAGATATCGAACGCATCGTCGTGAAAGCCGTCGCAGGGACGCCGGTCTTTGTCGGCGATGTGGCCCAGGTACGGGTCGACCATGCCGTCCGGCATGGCGCCACAGTGCTGAACGGGGAGCGGGAGGTGGTGAGCGGTATCGTCCTGATGTTGCGGGGGGGCAATGCCCGCGACGTGGTCGAAAGCATCAAGGCTCGCATCGAGGACATTCATGCCAAGCAGTTGCTTCCCGATGGACTGAAGATCGTGCCGTTCTACGATCGGATCGAACTGATCAATGCGGCCTTGAGCACTGTCTATAAGGCGCTCGCGGAGGGGGTGGTGCTGGTTGTCATCGTCCTCTTTCTCTTTCTGGGCAACGTCCGGAGCGCGCTGATTGTCGTCGGTACCCTGGTTCTGGCCCCTCTGGCCACGTTCATCGTGATGGGCCAGGTCGGGCTGACGGCCAACCTCATGTCGCTGGGCGGATTGACCATTGCGATCGGCATGATCGTAGACGGATCCGTGGTGGTGGTCGAAAATGTCTATCGGCACCTCTCGCTGCAGCATGGCAACGTCAGGAAGCACAGCGAGGTGATCCTGGCGGCCGCGAAAGAGGTCGCGCAGCCGGTCGTGTTCGGCATCTTGATCATCATCATCGTGTTCCTGCCGGTGCTGTCCCTCCAGGGGATGGAAGGCAAGATGTTCAAGCCGTTGGCCTACACGATTATGATCGCGCTCCTGGTGTCGCTGGTCCTGTCGCTGACGCTGTCGCCGGTCCTCTGCTCCCTGATGTTGAAGCGGGGAAGCGAAGAAGATCCCTGGATCGTCCGCTGGGTCAAGCGTCTCTATGCACCGTCACTTCGCTGGGCGCTCGGGAATGGGAAGATTGTGCTCAGCCTGGCAGTCGGATTGCTCCTGTCCAGCCTAGTCCTCGTGCCATTTTTGGGAAGTGAGTTCATTCCGACCTTGAATGAGGGCTCCGTCGCTCCCCAAACTATCCGGCTTCCCAGCGTGTCGCTGCAGGCCTCCATCGAGATCGAAAAAGACATGCAACGCGCGATGCTGGAATTCCCGGAAGTCGAAATGGTGCTGTCCAAGATCGGCAGAACCGAATTGGGGAACGACCCGCAAGAGGCCAACGAAAGCGATCCCGTCGTACGGCTTCGCCCGCTCGATCAATGGACGACTGCCCGCACGATGCCGGAACTGATGCAGAAGTTCCGTGAACGGTTGACGCGGGTCCCCGGCGCCACCTTCCTGATCAGTCAGCCCATTCAGCAGCGGGTCGATGAGTTGATTTCAGGGGTGCGGACGGAAGCGACGGTCAAGTTATTCGGTGACGATCTGGAGCTGTTGCGGCTCAAAGCGAACGACATCGCCGGCGTGCTGGCGACCGTGCGCGGGGTGCGGGACATCAAGGTCGAGCAAGTGTTCGGGCAGCCCTACCTGACGATCGATATCGACCGCGGCAAGATCGCCCGGCACGGCATCAACGTCGCCGATGTGCGGGAGATCATCACGACGGCGATCGGCGGGAGCGCCGCCACCCGTGTGTATGAAGGCCAGCAACGGTTCGATCTGTTCGTCCGTTTTCCGGAACAGTACCGGAACAGTGCCGAGACCATCGGCAATATTCTCCTGACTGACGCATCCGGCAGGCTGGTTCCCCTTGGCGATCTGGGGACGGTTCGGGTGGAGGAGGGGCCTGGACGGATCAGCCGCGAACGGCTACAGCGCTACGTGTCTATCGGGTTCAACACGCTGGGGCGTGACATCGGCAGCCTGGTGTCCGAGGCTCAGGAGAAAATTACCGCACAGGTGGCGCTTCCGTCCGGCTACACGATCACGTGGGGAGGGTCGTTCGAAAACATGGAACGGGCGATGTCCAGGCTCAAGATCATTGTGCCCATGACCATCGGGCTCATCTTTCTATTGCTGTACTCGTCGTTCGATTCGCTCCGTCAGGCCACACTGATCATCCTGAATCTGCCTTTCGCCTTGGTGGGTGGGGTCGTGGCGCTGTGGCTGACGGGGGAGTATCTTAGCGTGCCTGCCTCCATCGGCTTCATCAACCTCTTCGGTGTGGCCGTCCTGAACGGCATTGTGTTGGTCTCGTATATGAACACGTTGCGTGACGAGGGCCGCAGTCTGGACGAGGCCGTGGTGGTCGGTTGTCTGCTCAGGCTGCGCCCAGTCCTCATGACGGCATTGGTTGCGCTGCTGGGCTTGCTGCCACTCGCATTTGCCCGTGGCATCGGTTCTGAGGTGCAACGGCCTTTGGCGATTGTCGTCATCGGAGGACTCGTCAGTTCCACGTTACTGACATTGATTGTGTTGCCGGTGCTGTATCGGTGGATGGAGGGACGGGTCGCGGCTCCGGTCCCTGCAACGGAGTCCGATGTCGACGAGGCTGCGGTGTCTCCGAGCGTTTCCGCAACCGGCAATGGTCACGCGGACGGAGTAGAACCGGTCTCGTTGCATTCGTAGTTCGAAAATGCTGGGATATCGATCTTGTAGAAAGAGCCGCGAGGCGAACGATCTGAAGAGAGTGGGGTGAGATGGGTTGGTTCTATTTGTGTGTGGCGGGACTGCTGGAAATAGGCTGGGCGATCGGATTGAAATATACGGAGGGATTCTCACGTCCATGGCCCAGTGCCTGGACGCTGTTGGCTATGGTTGGCAGCTTCTATTTTCTGGCGCTGGGGTTACGAACCATTCCGGTCGGGACCGGCTATGCCGTATGGACCGGGATCGGAGCCGTCGGGACTGCCACATTGGGGATTCTCTTATTTGCCGAGTCGACGGCTCTTCCACGGTTGGCCTCACTTGCCTTAATTATTCTGGGAATCCTCGGTCTCAAAGCCAGTTCATAGCAGGCTGCTGAAAATGTCCGTCAGCTTCGTTCTCAGCTCATCGAAATCCTCAACGTACCACTGAGGGTACGCCTCCGGTTTCGATTCGCCTGCGGCCTTGCTGAACGAACATTTTGAGCAGCCTGCGAATGCGTGTCCTGTTATCCCATAACATTCGACAAGGGCGATCTTCTCTGTCGCGGACTGCTATAATCCGAAGTCGTCGGCTTTCAGCGATCACTTTTCAAAATGGATAGGGTTCAGAATGGCACAAAAGTCTTCTTTATCGTCTAAACGGTTTACGGTGGATCGATTGCTCTCGAAGCTTGGTGTGGCGTCCCGGAGTATGAGTCAGGAATGGGTCCGTGCAGGACGAGTGCGCATCAATGGTCGAGTTGTGCAGGACCC encodes:
- a CDS encoding efflux RND transporter periplasmic adaptor subunit; this translates as MSDTVCAALSQAWRESSARGFTGSALGLLLGAAAAVFGCDGAPPTSAVAPQQAAPVEGLVRLSAKESLRVGVAVAPVVRSEFRTHREFPALVQPNQRAMADITTLVRGRVVDVYADLGQQVEANALLAILYSSDLGLAQSAYLKARARLHLAEQAYARAKFLLKEQVIGEAEAQRRQAELLSMQAEEHESRDRLKLLGMDDDQFLRLGRSRNIQSHVPIVAPFAGRIIGRNMTRGEVVETTEKLFVIADLSEVWVLANIPERDIAFVHASHASGGRQVEVRINAYPKEVMTGTITYVGDVLDPATRTMQVRLELPNPDGRLKPEMFATIRLSSEPQPDQLVVPDAALQQDQGRTFVFVQRDADTYEARDVQIGESNGIATTILGGLSEGDPIVTHGAFLLKSELLKKQV
- a CDS encoding CusA/CzcA family heavy metal efflux RND transporter; this encodes MVARLLELSLRQRMLIVIFSIMIAAGGLYAFRTIPIDAFPDVTSVLVQVVTKAPGLSPAEVERLVTYPIELQLTGVPSLTELRSLTKVGLSLVTIVFDDSMDINLARQLVLERLIEVKELLPPGAEPMLVPNSTGLGEVFQYYLEAPSRPAQDPAANERALIDQRTIQDWVIRPLLKSTPEVIDVNSMGGYSKQYQVLIEPAMLRKYNLTLHDVFEAIANNNANAGGDILEKHAEKYIVRGVGLIRTIQDIERIVVKAVAGTPVFVGDVAQVRVDHAVRHGATVLNGEREVVSGIVLMLRGGNARDVVESIKARIEDIHAKQLLPDGLKIVPFYDRIELINAALSTVYKALAEGVVLVVIVLFLFLGNVRSALIVVGTLVLAPLATFIVMGQVGLTANLMSLGGLTIAIGMIVDGSVVVVENVYRHLSLQHGNVRKHSEVILAAAKEVAQPVVFGILIIIIVFLPVLSLQGMEGKMFKPLAYTIMIALLVSLVLSLTLSPVLCSLMLKRGSEEDPWIVRWVKRLYAPSLRWALGNGKIVLSLAVGLLLSSLVLVPFLGSEFIPTLNEGSVAPQTIRLPSVSLQASIEIEKDMQRAMLEFPEVEMVLSKIGRTELGNDPQEANESDPVVRLRPLDQWTTARTMPELMQKFRERLTRVPGATFLISQPIQQRVDELISGVRTEATVKLFGDDLELLRLKANDIAGVLATVRGVRDIKVEQVFGQPYLTIDIDRGKIARHGINVADVREIITTAIGGSAATRVYEGQQRFDLFVRFPEQYRNSAETIGNILLTDASGRLVPLGDLGTVRVEEGPGRISRERLQRYVSIGFNTLGRDIGSLVSEAQEKITAQVALPSGYTITWGGSFENMERAMSRLKIIVPMTIGLIFLLLYSSFDSLRQATLIILNLPFALVGGVVALWLTGEYLSVPASIGFINLFGVAVLNGIVLVSYMNTLRDEGRSLDEAVVVGCLLRLRPVLMTALVALLGLLPLAFARGIGSEVQRPLAIVVIGGLVSSTLLTLIVLPVLYRWMEGRVAAPVPATESDVDEAAVSPSVSATGNGHADGVEPVSLHS
- the sugE gene encoding quaternary ammonium compound efflux SMR transporter SugE — translated: MGWFYLCVAGLLEIGWAIGLKYTEGFSRPWPSAWTLLAMVGSFYFLALGLRTIPVGTGYAVWTGIGAVGTATLGILLFAESTALPRLASLALIILGILGLKASS